CGACATCGCCGCCGCGCCGTACACGAAGCCCCAGATCACGACGTAGACCACGAAGAACCAGGTGGTCCAGCGGCCCAGGCTCGCCCAGCCGTCGAAGAGGGTGCGGCCGGTGGACAGATGCCAGCGGCCGGCGGCCTCGGCGAGGGATATCTTCACGAGGCAGCCGATCACGGCGGCCCACAGCAGGGTGTATCCGAAGTTGCTGCCGGCGATGAGGGTGGCGACCAGGTCGCCGGCGCCGACGCCGGTGGCCGCGACGACGATGCCGGGGCCGATGTACTTCCAACTGGACTTGCGGGGTGTGGGGGTGGTCGATACCTGGGTGTCAGTGGGGTGTCCCGTGGTGTCCGCCATGAAGGTCAACAAACCGCAAAGATCCAGCACTGGCAAGAGGGCGGGCGCGTCCGCCGGCGTTCGATTCGCGCCAGTGCGTCTTTATTCGCTCTTGACCTGCTCATGCCATGAGTCGACGATGAGCCGCACACCCGCACCACGTACGTCGCACTGAATCGCCACTCCCCACTCCCACAAGGAGACTTCATGCGACTTCGGACACGAGGCGCAGGCGCCCGGGGCGGCAGACGCACCGCCGCCTTCGCCGCCCTGCTCGCTCTGGCGCTCGCCGCGCCGCTCACCTCGATGGACGCCTCTGCCGACAGCGCCGCCAAGGCGGCCCCCTCCGCGGACGACGTCCGGCAGTACGAGATCCACCAGCACACGACCCCCGTGACCCGGGCGGCCATTCAGCAGACCGGGGTCACGGTGGACGAGGCCGACGAGGAGACCGTGGTGGTCTCCGGCCGGGCCGACCAGATCAAGAAACTGCGCCGACTCGGCTACGAGGTCCAGGCGTTGGGCACCGCCCCGGACCGGCTGGCCGAGGACGAGATGCGGCTGTACGACTTCCCGTCGGCCGACTCGCGCTATCACAACTACGCGGAGATGACGAGCGCGATCAACTCCGCCGTCTCGGCCCACCCGGACCTCGTGAGCCAGCGCGTGATCGGCACGTCCTACCAGGGCCGGAACATCGTCGCCATCAAGATCAGCGACAACGTGGCGACGGACGAGTCCGAGCCCGAGGTGCTCTTCACGCACCACCAGCACGCGCGCGAGCACCTCACCGTCGAGATGGCGCTCTATCTGCTCGACCAGCTGACCTCGGGCTACGGCACCGACTCACGCGTGACCAACCTGGTCAACAACCGTGAGATCTGGATCGTTCCGGACCTCAACCCCGACGGCGGCGAGTACGACGTGGCCACGGGCTCGTACCGCTCCTGGCGCAAGAACCGGCAGCCCAACTCCGGTTCCTCGTACGTCGGTACGGACCTCAACCGCAACTGGAACTACCGGTGGGGCTGCTGCGGCGGCTCGTCCGGGTCGACGTCCTCGGAGACCTACCGCGGATCGGCCGCCGAGTCGGCTCCCGAGGTCAAGGTCGTCGCGAACTTCGTGCGCAGCCGTGTGGTCGGCGGGGTGCAGCAGATCAAGGCCGGCATCGACTTCCACACGTACAGCGAGCTGGTGCTGTGGCCCTTCGGGTACACGACGGCCGACACGGCGACGGGGATGACGACGGACGACCGGAACGCCTTCGCCACGGTGGGGCAGAAGATGGCCGCCAGTAACGGCTACACGCCGGAGCAGTCCAGCGATCTGTACATCACCGACGGGTCCATCGACGACTGGCTGTGGGGGAACCAGAAGATCTTCGCCTACACCTTCGAGATGTACCCGACGTCCAGTTCCCAGGGCGGGTTCTATCCTCCCGACGAGGTGATCGCCCGCGAGACCGCCAGGAACCGGGACGCGGTGTTGCAGCTGCTGGAGAACGCGGACTGTATGTACCGGTCCATCGGGAAGGAAGCCCAGTACTGCGGCTAGGCGGACTCGTCCTCGTTCTCTTCGAAGTACTCGTCGAGAACCGCGTCCAGCTGCTCTTCCCACAGCTTGAAATCGGCCCTGGCCGTCGCCTCGATCTCGATCGGGTACCAGCGGCGGTCAGGGGTGTGGACCGTGATCGTGAATCGCTTGCCGAAGCGGGGGGACTCCGTCTCGACCGCGCCGATCTCGTCCCACCCGAACTCGCACCGCTCCTCGTCGAGGCTCAGGCGTACGCCCTTCGCGTCGG
This DNA window, taken from Streptomyces sp. NBC_00663, encodes the following:
- a CDS encoding M14 family metallopeptidase, which encodes MRLRTRGAGARGGRRTAAFAALLALALAAPLTSMDASADSAAKAAPSADDVRQYEIHQHTTPVTRAAIQQTGVTVDEADEETVVVSGRADQIKKLRRLGYEVQALGTAPDRLAEDEMRLYDFPSADSRYHNYAEMTSAINSAVSAHPDLVSQRVIGTSYQGRNIVAIKISDNVATDESEPEVLFTHHQHAREHLTVEMALYLLDQLTSGYGTDSRVTNLVNNREIWIVPDLNPDGGEYDVATGSYRSWRKNRQPNSGSSYVGTDLNRNWNYRWGCCGGSSGSTSSETYRGSAAESAPEVKVVANFVRSRVVGGVQQIKAGIDFHTYSELVLWPFGYTTADTATGMTTDDRNAFATVGQKMAASNGYTPEQSSDLYITDGSIDDWLWGNQKIFAYTFEMYPTSSSQGGFYPPDEVIARETARNRDAVLQLLENADCMYRSIGKEAQYCG